From one Streptomyces sp. CA-210063 genomic stretch:
- a CDS encoding TrlF family AAA-like ATPase: MITASRWYKCDLQVATPAHEFRLPAGSSFDFSSPEDRADFADRYMTRLREQGIEVIALADHNTGDWLPDMQAAGDRHGVVVFPGVEVTTASGADGAHLILIGDLDRTARDIDTLLAQTCGFNDDHPRFNPATNQPASAGHTLCQILDDLPDQWLAIAPHALTDNGIASEKTLKGDLRWKALHHDRLGAIDPGNVQPERLRSGSWNARFLSRALDHLPCLSRLPFVATSDAYCLEHLGRRFTWIRMDQPSKEALRQAFLDHEARIIPSWDARLTANPDPNVVDHAWVERVNLGGILGNSATPLDVSFDPRLNVVIGGRGSGKSTLVAALRQLYGRLDGLPPGIEQEARAFVEGVFSAAELSADHRIAISREQHTARWTFSSGSQTPLADRPLPTRFPMRIFSQKELFERTAHDRHDRFAASRHLFSLVDDALKANADSPDAYETELESALTNCLTSVAERLNAESRLSQRPALEARHTELSKQVAAFGDTESQGKRHASEAVVREHAQLAATTSRFNQALDELLAAAAKRLRSALPTSSSPPTEAVAPFYAELEQIRTQLENRLQAIVTEAIHVLDAARANQQRGEWASTVAAAEQEILDFQERMNHLGIDPTGYLTLTEALNGVSENLRSLEDTARVLNGLREAEESAWAELQNVHERRRRRRERLLLEVEHRSGSLRFEIIPYGNASGWCREVRELLGIRSDGYVEDVPALATWLWEGPSESQSDRLALWRCSVLNGAFGEIKQLVSCKAGWWNKLTKLEPTQRIRLAMICPDDVVIMYFLRDGGKRESSRDWQPVTTGSPGQRSAAMLSFVLHHGTEPLVLDQPEDDLDTAWISQLIVPEIRKSRWKRQVIVITHNANIPVNADAERVIVLDNDGTSIRVKTSTEQKTVGALQEVEHSGPIEVTRVRRDIQDILEGGTEAFMSRERRYNNELNTYRAALRG; encoded by the coding sequence GTGATTACGGCGTCTCGGTGGTACAAGTGCGACCTTCAGGTCGCGACGCCCGCACACGAGTTTCGGTTGCCGGCTGGAAGTAGCTTTGACTTCTCCTCGCCGGAAGATCGTGCCGACTTCGCGGATCGTTATATGACCCGCCTGCGTGAACAGGGCATCGAAGTGATCGCCCTCGCCGACCACAACACCGGCGACTGGCTACCGGACATGCAGGCCGCGGGAGACCGCCACGGTGTCGTGGTCTTCCCCGGTGTCGAAGTTACGACCGCTTCTGGCGCCGATGGAGCACACCTCATCCTCATCGGTGATCTCGATCGAACGGCGCGGGACATCGACACGCTACTCGCCCAAACGTGCGGGTTCAATGACGACCACCCCCGCTTCAACCCTGCAACCAATCAGCCCGCATCAGCAGGGCACACCCTCTGCCAGATCCTTGATGATCTACCGGACCAGTGGCTTGCGATCGCTCCCCATGCCCTCACGGACAACGGCATCGCGTCTGAGAAGACACTCAAAGGCGACCTCCGCTGGAAAGCTCTGCACCACGACAGGCTCGGCGCAATCGACCCCGGCAACGTCCAGCCCGAACGCTTGCGGTCCGGATCTTGGAATGCACGGTTCCTCAGCCGCGCTCTCGACCATCTACCGTGCCTGAGTCGCCTGCCCTTCGTCGCCACATCCGACGCTTACTGCCTGGAGCATTTGGGACGTAGGTTCACCTGGATCAGGATGGACCAGCCCTCGAAAGAGGCCCTGCGTCAAGCCTTCCTCGACCACGAAGCGCGCATCATCCCCAGCTGGGATGCACGTCTTACGGCAAACCCGGATCCCAACGTCGTCGACCATGCGTGGGTCGAACGGGTCAACCTGGGTGGCATTCTCGGCAACTCGGCGACACCCCTCGATGTGTCATTCGACCCTCGGCTGAACGTCGTGATCGGAGGGCGCGGATCGGGCAAGTCGACACTCGTGGCGGCACTGCGTCAGCTGTACGGGCGTCTGGACGGACTGCCTCCCGGTATCGAGCAGGAGGCACGCGCCTTCGTTGAAGGCGTCTTCAGCGCAGCCGAGTTGTCCGCCGACCATCGCATTGCGATCTCTCGGGAGCAGCACACGGCGAGATGGACATTCTCCAGCGGCTCCCAGACACCACTCGCCGACCGACCGCTTCCCACGCGTTTTCCCATGCGTATCTTCAGTCAGAAGGAGCTCTTTGAACGTACGGCGCACGACCGTCATGATCGATTCGCGGCTTCGCGGCACCTGTTCAGCCTGGTCGATGATGCCCTGAAGGCAAACGCCGACTCTCCCGACGCGTACGAGACAGAGTTGGAGTCAGCACTGACCAACTGTCTGACCAGCGTGGCCGAGCGACTCAATGCCGAATCCCGCCTATCTCAGCGCCCCGCTCTCGAGGCACGGCACACAGAGCTGTCGAAGCAGGTTGCCGCCTTCGGTGACACCGAAAGCCAAGGCAAGCGCCATGCGAGTGAAGCAGTCGTAAGGGAGCACGCGCAGCTCGCGGCGACAACGTCACGGTTCAACCAGGCTCTCGACGAGTTGCTGGCCGCTGCCGCAAAGCGTTTGAGATCCGCACTCCCGACCTCCTCGTCACCGCCGACCGAGGCAGTCGCTCCCTTCTACGCCGAACTTGAGCAGATTCGTACTCAGCTGGAGAACCGCCTGCAGGCGATCGTCACCGAGGCGATCCACGTTCTCGACGCTGCCCGCGCGAATCAGCAAAGAGGAGAGTGGGCATCAACCGTCGCCGCAGCAGAGCAGGAGATCCTTGATTTCCAGGAGCGAATGAACCACCTGGGGATCGATCCAACGGGGTATCTCACCCTCACTGAGGCATTGAACGGGGTCTCTGAGAACCTACGTTCTCTCGAAGACACCGCCCGCGTACTCAACGGACTCCGAGAGGCCGAAGAATCAGCCTGGGCCGAATTGCAGAACGTTCACGAGCGTCGTCGCCGCCGCCGCGAAAGGCTCTTGCTCGAGGTGGAACACCGCAGCGGCTCCCTGCGCTTCGAGATCATTCCCTATGGGAATGCCAGCGGCTGGTGCAGAGAGGTCCGTGAACTCCTTGGCATCCGTTCTGACGGCTACGTCGAGGATGTTCCCGCTCTCGCCACATGGCTTTGGGAGGGTCCATCAGAGTCCCAATCAGATCGCCTGGCCCTCTGGCGGTGCAGCGTCCTCAATGGAGCGTTTGGAGAGATAAAACAACTGGTCAGCTGCAAGGCCGGCTGGTGGAACAAGCTCACGAAACTCGAACCGACGCAACGTATCCGCCTCGCCATGATCTGCCCCGACGATGTGGTGATCATGTACTTCCTGCGCGACGGCGGGAAACGAGAGAGCTCACGCGACTGGCAACCCGTCACCACCGGCTCTCCTGGACAGCGGAGCGCCGCGATGTTGAGCTTCGTACTCCACCACGGCACCGAACCGCTCGTACTCGATCAACCAGAGGACGACCTCGACACGGCATGGATCTCTCAGCTCATCGTCCCGGAGATCCGCAAGAGTCGCTGGAAGCGCCAGGTCATCGTCATCACACACAACGCCAACATCCCTGTCAATGCCGACGCCGAGCGCGTTATCGTACTTGATAACGACGGGACCTCCATCCGCGTAAAGACCAGCACAGAGCAGAAAACCGTTGGCGCTCTGCAAGAGGTCGAGCACTCAGGCCCTATCGAAGTAACCCGCGTGCGACGAGATATCCAAGACATCCTCGAAGGCGGGACTGAAGCCTTCATGTCACGCGAACGGCGCTACAACAATGAACTGAACACCTATCGGGCAGCGCTTCGGGGCTGA